One genomic window of Saccharomyces cerevisiae S288C chromosome XII, complete sequence includes the following:
- the NMA1 gene encoding nicotinamide-nucleotide adenylyltransferase NMA1 (Nicotinic acid mononucleotide adenylyltransferase; catalyzes the transfer of the adenylyl moiety of ATP to nicotinamide mononucleotide to form NAD; involved in pathways of NAD biosynthesis, including the de novo, NAD(+) salvage, and nicotinamide riboside salvage pathways; homolog of human NMNAT; NMA1 has a paralog, NMA2, that arose from the whole genome duplication), whose translation MDPTRAPDFKPPSADEELIPPPDPESKIPKSIPIIPYVLADANSSIDAPFNIKRKKKHPKHHHHHHHSRKEGNDKKHQHIPLNQDDFQPLSAEVSSEDDDADFRSKERYGSDSTTESETRGVQKYQIADLEEVPHGIVRQARTLEDYEFPSHRLSKKLLDPNKLPLVIVACGSFSPITYLHLRMFEMALDAISEQTRFEVIGGYYSPVSDNYQKQGLAPSYHRVRMCELACERTSSWLMVDAWESLQPSYTRTAKVLDHFNHEINIKRGGVATVTGEKIGVKIMLLAGGDLIESMGEPNVWADADLHHILGNYGCLIVERTGSDVRSFLLSHDIMYEHRRNILIIKQLIYNDISSTKVRLFIRRAMSVQYLLPNSVIRYIQEHRLYVDQTEPVKQVLGNKE comes from the coding sequence atGGATCCCACAAGAGCTCCGGATTTCAAACCGCCATCTGCAGACGAGGAATTGATTCCTCCACCCGACCCGGAATCTAAAATTCCCAAATCTATTCCAATTATTCCATACGTCTTAGCCGATGCGAATTCCTCTATAGATGCACCTTTTAATATtaagaggaagaaaaagcatCCTAAgcatcatcatcaccatcatcacAGTCGTAAAGAAGGCAATGATAAAAAACATCAGCATATTCCATTGAACCAAGACGACTTTCAACCACTTTCCGCAGAAGTGTCTTCCGAAGATGATGACGCGGATTTTAGATCCAAGGAGAGATACGGTTCAGATTCAACCACAGAATCAGAAACTAGAGGTGTTCAGAAATATCAGATTGCTGATTTAGAAGAAGTTCCACATGGAATCGTTCGTCAAGCAAGAACCTTGGAAGACTACGAATTCCCCTCACACAGATTATCGAAAAAATTACTGGATCCAAATAAACTGCCGTTAGTAATAGTAGCATGTGGGTCTTTTTCACCAATCACCTACTTGCATCTAAGAATGTTTGAAATGGCTTTAGATGCAATCTCTGAACAAACAAGGTTTGAAGTCATAGGTGGATATTACTCCCCTGTTAGTGATAACTATCAAAAGCAAGGCTTGGCCCCATCCTACCATAGAGTACGTATGTGTGAATTGGCCTGCGAAAGAACCTCATCTTGGTTGATGGTGGATGCATGGGAGTCATTGCAACCTTCATACACAAGAACTGCCAAGGTCTTGGATCATTTCAATCACGAAATCAATATTAAGAGAGGTGGTGTAGCTACTGTTActggagaaaaaattggtgTGAAAATAATGTTGCTGGCTGGTGGTGACCTAATAGAGTCAATGGGTGAACCAAACGTTTGGGCGGACGCCGATTTACATCACATTCTCGGTAATTACGGTTGTTTGATTGTCGAACGTACTGGTTCTGATGTAAGgtcttttttgttatccCATGATATTATGTATGAACATAGAAGGAATATTCTTATCATCAAGCAACTCATCTATAATGATATTTCTTCCACGAAAGTTCGTCTATTTATCAGACGCGCCATGTCTGTACAATATTTGTTACCTAATTCGGTCATCAGGTATATCCAAGAACATAGACTATATGTGGACCAAACCGAACCTGTTAAGCAAGTTCTTGGAAACAAAGAATGA
- the JIP3 gene encoding Jip3p (hypothetical protein; conserved among S. cerevisiae strains; not conserved in closely related Saccharomyces species; 98% of ORF overlaps the verified gene MID2): protein MEKDEEDEESEEAEEELLVLESDEKLNDVNDMEAMLVDELVCDTRDLLDVDEVREDESALEEETILDDKMELEELTLLTEERAVDTAEEFEDDDCTKNCARIVDMHDSIKSNKRKLFLVVKDNIL, encoded by the coding sequence ATGGAAAAGGATGAGGAGGATGAAGAATCTGAAGAAGCAGAGGAAGAGCTGCTGGTGCTTGAATCTGATGAGAAACTGAATGATGTGAACGATATGGAGGCAATGCTGGTAGACGAACTCGTATGTGACACGAGGGACCTACTTGATGTCGATGAAGTAAGGGAAGATGAGTCAGCACTTGAGGAAGAAACCATACTGGATGACAAAATGGAACTTGAAGAACTAACTCTACTTACGGAAGAACGTGCAGTAGATACTGCTGAAGAATTCGAAGATGATGATTGCACGAAAAATTGTGCGCGTATCGTCGATATGCATGACAGTATTAAAAGTAATAAGCGGAAACTATTCTTGGTTGTGAAAGACAACATACTATGA
- the CHS5 gene encoding Chs5p (Component of the exomer complex; the exomer which also contains Csh6p, Bch1p, Bch2p, and Bud7, is involved in the export of select proteins, such as chitin synthase Chs3p, from the Golgi to the plasma membrane; interacts selectively with the activated, GTP-bound form of Arf1p; Chs5p is the only protein with a BRCT domain that is not localized to the nucleus) — protein MSSVDVLLTVGKLDASLALLTTQDHHVIEFPTVLLPENVKAGSIIKMQVSQNLEEEKKQRNHFKSIQAKILEKYGTHKPESPVLKIVNVTQTSCVLAWDPLKLGSAKLKSLILYRKGIRSMVIPNPFKVTTTKISGLSVDTPYEFQLKLITTSGTLWSEKVILRTHKMTDMSGITVCLGPLDPLKEISDLQISQCLSHIGARPLQRHVAIDTTHFVCNDLDNEESNEELIRAKHNNIPIVRPEWVRACEVEKRIVGVRGFYLDADQSILKNYTFPPVNEEELSYSKENEPVAEVADENKMPEDTTDVEQVASPNDNESNPSEAKEQGEKSGHETAPVSPVEDPLHASTALENETTIETVNPSVRSLKSEPVGTPNIEENKADSSAEAVVEEPNEAVAESSPNEEATGQKSEDTDTHSNEQADNGFVQTEEVAENNITTESAGENNEPADDAAMEFGRPEAEIETPEVNESIEDANEPAEDSNEPVEDSNKPVKDSNKPVEDSNKPVEDSNKPVEDSNKPVEDANEPVEDTSEPVEDAGEPVQETNEFTTDIASPRHQEEDIELEAEPKDATESVAVEPSNEDVKPEEKGSEAEDDINNVSKEAASGESTTHQKTEASASLESSAVTEEQETTEAEVNTDDVLSTKEAKKNTGNSNSNKKKNKKNKKKGKKK, from the coding sequence ATGTCTTCAGTTGATGTACTGTTAACAGTAGGTAAGTTGGATGCCTCATTGGCGTTACTGACTACTCAGGATCATCATGTTATTGAGTTTCCTACAGTATTATTACCAGAAAATGTTAAAGCTGGATCTATCATAAAAATGCAAGTTTCACAAAATTTAgaggaggaaaaaaaacaaaggaaTCATTTTAAGAGTATACAAgccaaaattttggagAAGTATGGTACCCATAAACCGGAGAGCCcagttttgaaaattgttAACGTTACGCAAACGAGCTGTGTTCTAGCATGGGATCCATTGAAACTTGGCTCAGCAAAATTGAAATCACTGATCCTTTATAGGAAGGGAATACGTTCAATGGTAATTCCAAATCCATTCAAAGTGACTACCACGAAAATATCCGGTCTTTCCGTTGATACGCCATACGAATTTCAATTGAAACTGATAACCACGTCAGGAACATTATGGTCTGAAAAGGTTATATTGCGTACACATAAGATGACTGACATGTCTGGTATCACTGTATGTTTGGGTCCATTGGATccattgaaagaaatttcagACTTACAGATATCCCAATGTTTGTCTCACATCGGGGCGAGACCTTTACAACGTCATGTTGCGATAGATACTACGCATTTTGTCTGTAACGATCTAGACAATGAAGAAAGCAATGAAGAGCTTATAAGGGCAAAACATAACAACATACCAATTGTCAGACCGGAATGGGTGAGAGCTTGTGAGGTTGAGAAAAGAATCGTTGGTGTTAGAGGATTTTACTTAGATGCAGATCAAAGTATACTGAAAAACTACACATTCCCACCAGTTAATGAGGAAGAACTTTCGTACTCAAAGGAGAATGAGCCGGTAGCCGAAGTAGCGGATGAAAATAAGATGCCCGAGGACACAACAGATGTCGAACAGGTTGCATCACCTAATGACAATGAGAGTAATCCTTCAGAAGCTAAGGAACAAGGAGAAAAGAGTGGACATGAAACTGCCCCAGTAAGTCCTGTAGAAGATCCATTGCATGCTTCGACGGCTTTGGAGAATGAAACCACCATCGAAACCGTCAACCCCTCCGTAAGAAGTTTGAAAAGCGAACCTGTTGGTACTCCCAATATAGAGGAAAACAAAGCGGACTCTTCCGCAGAAGCCGTGGTAGAAGAACCGAATGAAGCTGTGGCTGAAAGTTCTCCAAATGAAGAAGCAACGGGACAGAAAAGTGAGGATACCGATACACATTCTAACGAACAAGCTGATAATGGATTTGTACAGACTGAAGAAGTAGCTGAAAACAACATAACCACAGAAAGTGCAGGGGAAAATAACGAACCTGCAGATGATGCAGCAATGGAATTTGGACGTCCAGAAGCTGAAATTGAAACTCCAGAAGTAAATGAGTCTATAGAAGATGCCAATGAACCTGCGGAGGATTCCAATGAACCTGTGGAGGATTCCAACAAACCTGTGAAGGATTCCAACAAACCTGTGGAGGATTCCAACAAACCTGTGGAGGATTCCAACAAACCTGTGGAGGATTCCAACAAACCTGTGGAGGATGCCAATGAACCTGTGGAAGATACCAGTGAACCTGTGGAGGATGCCGGTGAACCCGTACAAGAAACCAACGAGTTTACTACCGACATTGCCTCTCCAAGAcatcaagaagaagatatagAACTTGAAGCCGAACCTAAAGATGCTACCGAAAGTGTTGCAGTCGAGCCATCCAATGAAGATGTAAAaccagaagaaaaaggttcAGAGGCAGAAGACGATATCAACAACGTTTCCAAGGAGGCTGCCTCTGGTGAGAGTACTACCCACCAAAAAACTGAGGCCTCTGCTTCTCTTGAAAGCAGTGCCGTCACGGAAGAACAAGAGACAACGGAAGCCGAAGTAAATACAGATGACGTTTTGTCCACTAAagaagctaaaaaaaatactggcaacagcaacagtaataagaagaagaataagaagaataagaagaaagggaaaaagaaatga
- the NUP2 gene encoding nucleoporin NUP2 (Nucleoporin involved in nucleocytoplasmic transport; binds to either the nucleoplasmic or cytoplasmic faces of the nuclear pore complex depending on Ran-GTP levels; also has a role in chromatin organization; involved with Nup60p in nuclear basket remodeling during meiosis; Cdc5p-mediated phosphorylation of Nup60p leads to detachment and reattachment of nuclear basket), with product MAKRVADAQIQRETYDSNESDDDVTPSTKVASSAVMNRRKIAMPKRRMAFKPFGSAKSDETKQASSFSFLNRADGTGEAQVDNSPTTESNSRLKALNLQFKAKVDDLVLGKPLADLRPLFTRYELYIKNILEAPVKSIENPTQTKGNDAKPAKVEDVQKSSDSSSEDEVKVEGPKFTIDAKPPISDSVFSFGPKKENRKKDESDSENDIEIKGPEFKFSGTVSSDVFKLNPSTDKNEKKTETNAKPFSFSSATSTTEQTKSKNPLSLTEATKTNVDNNSKAEASFTFGTKHAADSQNNKPSFVFGQAAAKPSLEKSSFTFGSTTIEKKNDENSTSNSKPEKSSDSNDSNPSFSFSIPSKNTPDASKPSFSFGVPNSSKNETSKPVFSFGAATPSAKEASQEDDNNNVEKPSSKPAFNLISNAGTEKEKESKKDSKPAFSFGISNGSESKDSDKPSLPSAVDGENDKKEATKPAFSFGINTNTTKTADTKAPTFTFGSSALADNKEDVKKPFSFGTSQPNNTPSFSFGKTTANLPANSSTSPAPSIPSTGFKFSLPFEQKGSQTTTNDSKEESTTEATGNESQDATKVDATPEESKPINLQNGEEDEVALFSQKAKLMTFNAETKSYDSRGVGEMKLLKKKDDPSKVRLLCRSDGMGNVLLNATVVDSFKYEPLAPGNDNLIKAPTVAADGKLVTYIVKFKQKEEGRSFTKAIEDAKKEMK from the coding sequence ATGGCCAAAAGAGTTGCCGATGCGCAAATACAGAGAGAAACGTACGATTCTAACGAGTCTGACGATGACGTGACTCCCTCCACTAAGGTTGCGTCATCTGCTGTGATgaatagaagaaaaattgccATGCCAAAGCGCAGGATGGCGTTCAAACCTTTTGGTTCTGCAAAATCGGATGAAACCAAGCAGGCTAGTTCCTTTAGCTTCCTGAACCGGGCGGACGGCACTGGAGAAGCTCAGGTTGATAATAGCCCTACCACAGAAAGCAATTCCAGACTAAAAGCATTGAACCTCCAGTTCAAGGCTAAGGTTGATGACTTAGTTCTAGGCAAGCCGTTAGCGGACTTGAGGCCCCTTTTCACCAGGTACGAATTATACATAAAGAATATCTTAGAAGCTCCCGTGAAATCTATCGAGAATCCAACGCAGACAAAGGGAAATGATGCTAAACCTGCCAAAGTAGAAGATGTCCAAAAAAGTTCCGATTCTTCATCTGAAGATGAGGTTAAGGTGGAGGGACCCAAGTTCACAATAGATGCTAAACCGCCTATTTCAGATTCCGTTTTCTCATTTGGcccaaaaaaagaaaatcgcAAGAAAGATGAAAGTGATAGCGAAAACGATATAGAAATCAAGGGCCCtgaatttaaattttctgGAACTGTATCAAGTGATGTATTTAAGCTGAATCCAAGCACcgataaaaatgaaaagaaaaccgAGACTAATGCTAaaccattttcattttcttcgGCCACTTCAACTACTGAACAAACGAAGAGTAAAAATCCCCTTTCATTGACAGAAGCTACCAAGACCAATGTGGACAACAACAGTAAAGCCGAGGCTTCCTTCACTTTTGGAACAAAACATGCTGCGGATTCtcaaaataataaaccATCTTTTGTATTTGGTCAAGCAGCTGCAAAACCATCGCTAGAAAAGAGCTCATTCACGTTTGGTTCAAcaacaattgaaaaaaaaaatgacgaAAACTCAACCTCTAACTCAAAACCTGAAAAGTCTAGTGATAGCAATGATTCAAACCcatctttttccttttccataCCCAGTAAGAATACACCTGATGCATCTAAGCCATCTTTTAGTTTTGGGGTCCCAAACTCTTCCAAAAACGAAACTTCAAAACCGGTATTTTCGTTTGGTGCAGCAACACCATCGGCCAAAGAAGCTAGTCAGGAAGATGACAACAACAACGTTGAAAAACCTTCCTCTAAGCCTGCCTTCAATTTAATATCTAACGCTGGTACCGAGAAAGAGAAGGAAAGTAAAAAGGACTCAAAGCCAGCTTTTTCATTTGGCATATCAAACGGAAGTGAAAGCAAAGACTCTGACAAACCCTCTTTACCCTCTGCGGTTGATGGTGAAAATGACAAGAAAGAAGCAACAAAACCTGCTTTTTCGTTTGGAATAAATACAAATACTACTAAAACCGCGGATACTAAAGCTCCAACTTTTACATTTGGCTCCTCTGCACTCGCTGACAATAAAGAGGATGTTAAGAAACCTTTTTCATTCGGTACCTCCCAGCCTAATAATACTCCATCCTTCTCATTCGGAAAAACAACAGCAAACTTGCCTGctaattcttcaacatctCCTGCTCCCTCTATACCATCGACGGGgttcaaattttctttgccatttgaacaaaaaggTAGTCAAACAACTACAAATGATAGCAAGGAAGAATCAACAACAGAAGCAACTGGAAATGAGTCGCAAGATGCAACCAAAGTAGATGCTACCCCAGAAGAATCAAAGCCAATAAACTTGCAAAACGGTGAGGAAGACGAAGTGGCTTTATTTTCGCAAAAAGCAAAATTAATGACATTCAATGCTGAAACCAAATCGTACGATTCAAGAGGCGTAGGCGAAATGaagcttttgaagaaaaaggacgATCCTTCTAAAGTGCGCCTACTTTGTAGGTCTGACGGTATGGGTAATGTATTACTAAATGCAACTGTTGTAGACTCCTTCAAATATGAGCCTTTAGCTCCCGGAAATGATAATCTCATTAAAGCTCCTACTGTTGCGGCTGATGGGAAACTTGTAACTTATATCGTCAAGTTTAAGCAGAAGGAAGAAGGCCGCTCATTTACGAAAGCTATTGAAGATgctaaaaaagaaatgaaataa
- the MID2 gene encoding Mid2p (O-glycosylated plasma membrane protein; acts as a sensor for cell wall integrity signaling and activates the pathway; interacts with Rom2p, a guanine nucleotide exchange factor for Rho1p, and with cell integrity pathway protein Zeo1p; MID2 has a paralog, MTL1, that arose from the whole genome duplication) has product MLSFTTKNSFRLLLLILSCISTIRAQFFVQSSSSNSSAVSTARSSVSRVSSSSSILSSSMVSSSSADSSSLTSSTSSRSLVSHTSSSTSIASISFTSFSFSSDSSTSSSSSASSDSSSSSSFSISSTSATSESSTSSTQTSTSSSSSLSSTPSSSSSPSTITSAPSTSSTPSTTAYNQGSTITSIINGKTILSNHYTTVTYTPSATADSSNKSKSSGLSKKNRNIVIGCVVGIGVPLILVILALIYMFCIQSSRTDFIDSDGKVVTAYRANKFTKWWYMLLGKKVSDEYHSDSPLGGSASSAGGLDLDEADDVMEQSSLFDVRIRDSDSVLPNANTADHNNTNSGGEPINSSVASNDIIEEKFYDEQGNELSPRNY; this is encoded by the coding sequence ATGTTGTCTTTCACAACCAAGAATAGTTTCCGCTTATTACTTTTAATACTGTCATGCATATCGACGATACGCGCACAATTTTTCGTGCAATCATCATCTTCGAATTCTTCAGCAGTATCTACTGCACGTTCTTCCGTAAGTAGAGTTAGTTCTTCAAGTTCCATTTTGTCATCCAGTATGGTTTCTTCCTCAAGTGCTGACTCATCTTCCCTTACTTCATCGACATCAAGTAGGTCCCTCGTGTCACATACGAGTTCGTCTACCAGCATTGCCTCCATATCGTTCACATCATTCAGTTTCTCATCAGATTCAAGCACCAGCAGCTCTTCCTCTGCTTCTTCAGATTCTTCATCCTCCTCATCCTTTTCCATCTCTTCGACATCCGCAACTTCTGAATCATCGACGTCTTCTACGCAAACGTCaacatcatcttcatcctcaCTGTCGTCAACGCCgtcctcttcatcatccCCATCAACAATCACTTCTGCACCTTCAACCTCCTCCACACCATCCACTACTGCCTATAATCAAGGAAGCACTATCACCAGTATTATTAACGGTAAGACGATTCTCTCAAATCATTATACTACCGTTACGTACACACCATCAGCAACCGCTGATTCAAGCAATAAATCCAAAAGTTCGGGtctttctaaaaaaaatagaaacatCGTCATTGGTTGTGTGGTTGGTATTGGTGTACCACTGATTCTGGTGATACTGGCTTTAATTTACATGTTTTGTATCCAATCATCAAGGACGGACTTTATTGACTCAGATGGTAAGGTCGTTACGGCATATAGAGCTAACAAATTTACGAAATGGTGGTATATGCTTTTGGGTAAGAAAGTTAGTGATGAATACCACTCCGATTCACCATTAGGTGGTAGTGCATCGTCCGCAGGTGGTTTAGACCTAGATGAAGCAGATGATGTGATGGAGCAAAGCTCCCTTTTCGACGTCAGAATAAGAGATAGCGATAGCGTATTACCAAACGCCAACACCGCCGACCATAATAATACCAATAGCGGTGGAGAGCCTATAAATAGTAGCGTTGCGTCAAATGACataatagaagaaaaattctatGATGAACAAGGTAACGAATTATCACCACGAAATTATTAA
- the REC102 gene encoding Rec102p (Protein involved in early stages of meiotic recombination; required for chromosome synapsis; forms a complex with Rec104p and Spo11p necessary during the initiation of recombination), which yields MARDITFLTVFLESCGAVNNDEAGKLLSAWTSTVRIEGPESTDSNSLYIPLLPPGMLKIKLNFKMNDRLVTEEQELFTKLREIVGSSIRFWEEQLFYQVQDVSTIENHVILSLKCTILTDAQISTFISKPRELHTHAKGYPEIYYLSELSTTVNFFSKEGNYVEISQVIPHFNEYFSSLIVSQLEFEYPMVFSMISRLRLKWQQSSLAPISYALTSNSVLLPIMLNMIAQDKSSTTAYQILCRRRGPPIQNFQIFSLPAVTYNK from the exons ATGGCAAGAGATATCACATTTTTGACCGTATTTTTAGAAAGTTGTGGCGCTGTAAATAATGATGAGGCAGGAAAATTGTTATCTGCTTGGACTTCAACCGTACGCATTGAGGGACCGGAATCAACCGACTCTAATTCATTATATATTCCACTGCTACCACCTGGAATGTTGAAA ATTAAACTGAATTTTAAAATGAACGATCGATTAGTTACGGAAGAGCAAGAGTTGTTTACAAAATTGCGCGAGATTGTAGGTTCAAGTATTCGCTTTTGGGAGGAACAACTGTTTTATCAAGTTCAAGATGTAAGCACCATAGAAAACCACGTCATTCTCAGTTTAAAATGTACAATTTTAACGGATGCTCAGATAAGTACGTTCATAAGCAAACCCAGAGAGCTTCATACGCATGCCAAAGGATATCCTGAAATCTATTACCTTTCCGAGTTATCAACAACtgtcaattttttttctaaagaGGGAAACTATGTCGAAATAAGCCAGGTTATTCCTCATtttaatgaatatttttcctctttaaTAGTGTCTCAATTGGAATTTGAATACCCGATGGTCTTCTCCATGATTTCAAGGCTCCGATTGAAGTGGCAACAAAGTTCGCTCGCTCCGATATCCTACGCCCTAACGAGCAATTCAGTACTTCTTCCAATAATGCTTAACATGATTGCCCAAGACAAATCTTCAACAACCGCGTATCAAATTCTGTGTCGAAGAAGAGGTCCTCCAATTcagaattttcaaattttttccttacCGGCTGTAACGTACAATAAGTAG
- the RPS25B gene encoding 40S ribosomal protein eS25 RPS25B (Protein component of the small (40S) ribosomal subunit; homologous to mammalian ribosomal protein S25, no bacterial homolog; RPS25B has a paralog, RPS25A, that arose from the whole genome duplication), whose protein sequence is MPPKQQLSKAAKAAAALAGGKKSKKKWSKKSMKDRAQHAVILDQEKYDRILKEVPTYRYVSVSVLVDRLKIGGSLARIALRHLEKEGIIKPISKHSKQAIYTRAAASE, encoded by the coding sequence ATGCCTCCAAAGCAACAATTGTCTAAAGCTGCCAAAGCCGCTGCCGCTCTTGCTGGTGGTAAGAAGTCCAAGAAGAAGTGGTCCAAAAAGTCCATGAAGGACAGAGCTCAACACGCTGTTATTTTggatcaagaaaaatacgaCAGAATCTTGAAGGAGGTTCCAACTTACAGATACGTCTCTGTTTCCGTTTTGGTTGATAGATTAAAGATTGGTGGTTCTCTTGCCAGAATTGCTTTGAGGCACTTGGAAAAGGAAGGTATCATCAAGCCAATCTCGAAGCATTCCAAGCAAGCTATCTATACCAGAGCTGCTGCTTCcgaataa